The window GCCGAGTTCCTTCCCGGCGGCCGTCATGTCGTACACGATGGGATGCGCACTGCTCCACGGCGTATCGCCGACGTCGCCCACCGGCGGCGCTCCGTCCACCAGCACCGTCTCCGTCTCCCGGCCGAGCACCCCGTCGACGGCCGACGCGATCTCCGCGACCGTCGGCGCCTGAGGATCAGCCGCGTTGAGCACCCTCGACCCGGGCTGCCCGGCGGCGAGCCGGATCAGTTCGGCCACGTTGGACACGTGGACCGGATGGAAGCGGCTCGTGCCGTTGTACGCGAGCACCCGTCGTCCGCGCCCGTCCAGCAGCCGCTTCACGAAATACAGCTCGCGCGGCGAGCGGCAGTGCGGGCCATGGATCGCACTGGCCCGCAGCAGCGTCACCGGCAGGGCGTCACCCGCCGCCAGCAGATCCTGCTCCAGCCGCACTTTCCGGGTGCTGTAGGTGGCATCGCCTGGTGCCACCGTGGCCTGCGTCTCCGGGATCGGCACCGGGTACCGCGGGGCGCCGTCGGGCTCGCCCTGGGTGTCGAAGCTGCGGCCGCGATCGTCCTCGTACACCGCACCGCTGGAGATGACGACCGCCGAACCTGTCCGGCCGGCGAGCCCGGACAGCTGCCGGGCGTGCTGCTCGCCGTACGCCACCATGTCGACGAGTACGTCACAACTGTCGCCCAGCGCCGCGGCGAGCGCGCCCTCCTCGTCCCGGTCGAGAGCCGTCGTCCGTACACCGTCGGCCCATTGCTCGTCCCGCCCACCCCCGCGCGAGGCCGCCGTCACCTCCCAGCCGTCCTCGACGAGCGCCCGCACCGCGGCCCGCCCGATCTGTCCCGTCGCTCCAAGAATCCATGCGTGTCCTTTGCCCATGGGAGGAACGCTAGGCGGAGGCGGCCCGGTCGGGCCATGCGAGTTCGCCGATCGCGGATTCGCGGTCAGCGTCGTAGTCTCGGGAACTTCTTCGTCTGTTCGGCCTGCCCGGCCTTCACCTTGGCCGCGTACTCGTCGACGTACTCCTGACCGGAGAGCCCGAGGATCGCGTACATGATCTCGTCGGTGACCGCCCGGATCGCCGCCTTCTGATTCTCCATCCCGGCGTAGCGGGAGAATTCCAACGGCTCACCGAAGCGGATGGTGACCCGCTTGATCCGCGGGACGACCTTGCCGGGAGGCTGGATCTCGAACGTACCGACCATCGCGCACGGCACCACCGGCACCTGCGCCTTGATCGCCATCACCGCGACGCCGACCTTGCCCTTGTAGAGCCGGCCGTCGTGCGAACGGGTCCCTTCCGGATAGATCCCGAGCAGCTCGCCCTTGTTCAGCACCCCGAGGCCTTCCCGGATCGCGGCCTGCCCCGCTTCCTTGCCGGACCTGTCCACCGGGATCTGCCCGGCGCTGTGGAAGAACGCGGCGGTCAGTCGCCCCTTCAGTCCCGGGCCGGTGAAGTACTCCGCCTTGGCGAGGAACGTGATGCGCCGCTTGATGATCGCGGGCATCAGGAAATGGTCGGAGAACGACAGATGGTTGCCGGCGACGATCGCCGCGCCCTCCTCGGGAATGTGCTCCAGCCCCTCGATCCTGGGGCGGAACAGCAACCGCAGCAACGGCCCCAGAATGACGTATTTGAGCACGTAATAGAACACGGGGCGGCTCCTAGCTCTGCCGGATCAGCTCCAGGGCTGCATTCTGCCAGGTCAGCGAAGATCTCAAGGAGGACAGCCTATGTGCAGCCGGCGTCACATGTAACCGTCTTCGGCCGGTCGATGCCGACCCTCTGCCGACTTCACTGACAAGGTGTCAGCTCGGCGTCGCGCGGGAGTCGGTGCGGGCCGGGTGCGGTCCGACGAGGGAGATCAGGCCGCCAGGCAGTCGCACCGGTCACGTGCGTGGCGCAGGATGTTCAAGTGCCCGATGCGGCAAAGGTCGTAGCCGCCCGGCGCGTAGCCCACGCGATACGCCTTGCTCGATGGCACAGATACCCCCCGCGATCGATGATGTCTCCCTGTGCGCACTCCTTTGCGGGGATGTGCGGACTTTGACGATAGCGTCCATGCTCGGTGCAGGAAGGGTGAACAATTGGGGTGCGTCCTGGTTCACTGCCGAGCAGTGCGTGGGACCGGGGGTCCCGTAAGGCGCGAACACACAGGGGAGGCCGCCGAGGCGGCCGGGGGGAAGGTTTCGTCGCGTGACACATACCCACGACGAGCGTCGTGACCGGAGCGGTACGGGGGTCGCCGGTCCGGTGGGGCCCGTACCGGTGCAGCGCACCAACGAGCCGGACATCGACGGACACACCGGCAAGGAGAGCGAAGTCGGGCCCTCCGGACGCAGGTTGCTCCTGGTATCCACCAACTACGCGCCCGAGCACACCGGCATCGGCCCGTATGCCACCGGTATCGCCGAGCACTGGGCGCGCCGCGGCCACGACACCCATGTCCTCGCCGGGCTCCCGCACTACCCGTCCTGGCGCCTCGACCCCGCCTACCGCACGGTGTGGCGGGCCACCGAGCAGCGTGCCGGAGTCACCGTGCACCGCAGGCGGCACAGCGTGCCACCGCGCCAGAGCGCCCTGCGCAGAGCTCTGTTCGAGAGCTCGATACTCGCCCACGGCCTGGTCGCGCCGCCCCGTACCGGCCGCCTCGACGCCGTACTCGCCCAACTGCCCAGCCTCGCCGGGGGTGTGCTCGGCGCCCGCGTCGCCGCCCGGCACCGGGCACCGTACGTGCCGGTCGTGCAGGACCTCATGGGGGCCGCCGCCGCGCAGTCGGGCATCCGGGGCGGTGGCCGCGCCGCCGAGCTGGCCGAGCGCGCGGAGTCCTGGGTGCTGCGGCGTGCCACGCTGGTCGGCGTCATCCACGAGACGTTCGTCGAGCGGGTGCGGGCCATGGGTGTTGACCCCGGACGCATACGCCTGGTGCCCAACTGGTCCCACATACAAGCACCTTCGGCGCCACGAGACCGTACCCGCGAGCGGCTCGGCTGGCGGCCGGAGCAGACCGTGGTCCTGCACTCCGGGAACATGGGCCTCAAGCAGGGCCTGGAGGTGCTGGTGGACGCCGCCCGCCGCGACCCGGCCACCCGGATCGTCCTGATGGGCGACGGCAACCAGCGCGAGCACCTCGCCGCACTCGCCGAGGGGCTGCCCAACCTGGAGTTCCTGCCGTCGGTGGACGACGCCGACTTCCCGGACGTCCTGGCCGCCGCCGACGTCCTCGCCGTGACCCAGCGCGCCTCTGTCATCGACATGAGCGTCCCCTCCAAGCTCACCTCCTACTTCGCGGCCGGCCGCCCGGTGGTCGCCTCGGTCGCTGCCGAAGGCGGTACGGCCCGCGAAGCGCTGCGATCCGGTGCCGGAATGCTTGTGGAACCGGAGAATCCTGATCAGTTCCTGTCAGCGGTGCGTAGACTCGCCGAAGATCCGAAGATGGCGGACGAGTTGGGCGCGGCGGGTCCGCGCCATGTAGCGGCCCATCTGTCACGGGAGGCGGGTCTCGCGCGCATCGACGCGCTGATCGACGAGGCAATGGGGGGACTTGGAAGGTGAACGAGACACACGTTCCCGTCCGGGGGGAGGACGAGCCGGAGCAGTTGCGTGAGCAGTTCCGCCAACTGCTGCGCTACCGGTGGCTGATAGGCGGCGGTGTCGGCATCGGACTGCTGGCCGGCGCCTGGCTCGGCGTCACCGGCGCCGACAGCTACGCCGCCACCACCGACATCGTGCTCCGCGCCCCCACCAGCGACCCCTTCGCGCCGACGCTCTCCAGCGACAAGGCGCTCAACATGGGGTCCGAGCGGCAGACGGCCCTCAGCCGCTCGGTCGCGCAAGGCGCCGCGAAGCAGCTCAAGATGAGCGCGGACGAGGTGGACCAGCTCCAGAGCGGGCTCCAGGTCACCAACCCGCCGCAGACCCTCGTGCTGCACTTCACGTACAACGCGTCCGACCCGAAGGAGGCGGCGCGCCGCGCCAACGCCCTCACCGCGTCGTACATCGACATGCGCAAGGACCAGTGGGAGTCCGTCCGCGACTCGATGCTCAAGAGCCTGCAGGACCAGCTCAATCCGGTCGCCAAGCAGAACGACGAGCTCTCCCGGCAGATCAAGCAGCTTCCCGACGGATCCGCCGCGGACTCCGCCTACGCGGTGCAGGCCAACCTGCTCAACCGCATCACAGACCTCCGCAGCAAGATCACCAGCCTGAAGGCGCTCGACATGACGCCCGGCAACGTGATCCGCAACGCCACGGTCCCCCTGTCGTCCGACGGGCCGGGCCTGCCGCTGTCGCTCGGCCTCGGCGGCCTCGTCGGCGTCGGTCTCGGCCTGCTCGGCGCCTGGGTGCGGCTCGTCTTCGACCCGGCGCCTCGCTCGGCCGGTGACGTCGCCCGCGCCGTCCGCGGTCCTGTCCTCGGCGCGCTGCCCCGCGGCTCGGCGGGAACCCTGGTGGTCGGCCACACCGACTCCCGGGCAGCCGAGGAGTACCGCTCGATCGCCTTCCGCCTCGCCTACGACGAGCGCTTCGCCGACCGGCGCCGACTGCTCGTCGTCGCCCCGCGCGGCTCCATGGAGTCGAGTGTCGCCGTCGCGGTCAACCTCGCCGCCTCGTTCGCCGAGACCGGAAAAAACGTCCTGCTGGTGGAGGCCGACCTGCGCACCCCGTCGCTCACCGAGCGGCTCGACGTGTCCGCCGCCTCCCGGCCCCGCTGGAGCCGTACCGGCGAGCACGCCGAGGGCGAGTGGCCGAGCCGAGGCCAACTCCTCGTCGACGCGGGCGAGTCGGGGGCCTTCGGGCTCGTCCCCGGCGAACGCGTGCGCAACGTACCGCGCGCGCTGACCTCCGCCCGGACCACCCGGCTGATCGCCGAGGCCGACGATCCGGACGCCACCGTCGTGGTCGTGGCCCCGCCCGTCCTCGCGTACGCCGACGCCCTAGCGCTCGTCGACCGGGTCGACGGCGCGCTCATCGTCTGCGACCCGCGGACCGTGCACCGCGCCGACCTGATGCGTATCCGCGAACTGATCGTCGGTGCCGGCGGTACCGTCCTCGGCGCGGTGACGCACACCGACTCCAAGAGGGCCCGGACGCGCGCCGCCCGCCGTGGCAGCCGACGCCGGGCGCCCAAGAGCCAGCCGGCCCCCACTCCCGAGCCGAGCAACACCCCCGAACCCGAGCGGCACTTCGACGGCGACGGCAGCGACACGGTCGCGCTGCGCACCGTCCGCTCCGGGGACCGGTGACCGCCCCGGAGGAAGAGCCGCCGTCCGAGAAGCCGTCCGACCCGCCTCGCACCCCGCGGCGGTCGGCGGCCGCCCTCGCCTCGGTGCTCGACCAGGCGGCGTCCAGCCTCACCAACATCGCCGTGCTGGTGATCGCCGCCCGCGTCTCCACCGCGCACGGCTTCGCCTCCTTCTCGATGGTGTACCTCACCTTCACGGTGCTGCTCGGCCTCAACATGGCGTACGTCGGCCAGGCCGTCGTCCTCACCCGGGGCGACACCGCCGCCACCGGCGCCGCCTGCCGGTCCGCGATCGCCTTCACCTCCCTCGCCTCCACCGTCGTCGGGGTCCTGCTCGCCGCCGTCGGCGCGGTCACCGGCGCCGTCACCGGCAACTGGGCCGGACCCGG is drawn from Streptomyces sp. NBC_01717 and contains these coding sequences:
- a CDS encoding NAD-dependent epimerase/dehydratase family protein, giving the protein MGKGHAWILGATGQIGRAAVRALVEDGWEVTAASRGGGRDEQWADGVRTTALDRDEEGALAAALGDSCDVLVDMVAYGEQHARQLSGLAGRTGSAVVISSGAVYEDDRGRSFDTQGEPDGAPRYPVPIPETQATVAPGDATYSTRKVRLEQDLLAAGDALPVTLLRASAIHGPHCRSPRELYFVKRLLDGRGRRVLAYNGTSRFHPVHVSNVAELIRLAAGQPGSRVLNAADPQAPTVAEIASAVDGVLGRETETVLVDGAPPVGDVGDTPWSSAHPIVYDMTAAGKELGYRPVTGYVESLPETVEWLVGQLDGRDWRDAFSAMLRAYGEGLFNYEAEDVWLERYDREPSAR
- a CDS encoding lysophospholipid acyltransferase family protein, translating into MFYYVLKYVILGPLLRLLFRPRIEGLEHIPEEGAAIVAGNHLSFSDHFLMPAIIKRRITFLAKAEYFTGPGLKGRLTAAFFHSAGQIPVDRSGKEAGQAAIREGLGVLNKGELLGIYPEGTRSHDGRLYKGKVGVAVMAIKAQVPVVPCAMVGTFEIQPPGKVVPRIKRVTIRFGEPLEFSRYAGMENQKAAIRAVTDEIMYAILGLSGQEYVDEYAAKVKAGQAEQTKKFPRLRR
- a CDS encoding glycosyltransferase family 4 protein; translated protein: MVSTNYAPEHTGIGPYATGIAEHWARRGHDTHVLAGLPHYPSWRLDPAYRTVWRATEQRAGVTVHRRRHSVPPRQSALRRALFESSILAHGLVAPPRTGRLDAVLAQLPSLAGGVLGARVAARHRAPYVPVVQDLMGAAAAQSGIRGGGRAAELAERAESWVLRRATLVGVIHETFVERVRAMGVDPGRIRLVPNWSHIQAPSAPRDRTRERLGWRPEQTVVLHSGNMGLKQGLEVLVDAARRDPATRIVLMGDGNQREHLAALAEGLPNLEFLPSVDDADFPDVLAAADVLAVTQRASVIDMSVPSKLTSYFAAGRPVVASVAAEGGTAREALRSGAGMLVEPENPDQFLSAVRRLAEDPKMADELGAAGPRHVAAHLSREAGLARIDALIDEAMGGLGR
- a CDS encoding LPS biosynthesis protein, producing the protein MNETHVPVRGEDEPEQLREQFRQLLRYRWLIGGGVGIGLLAGAWLGVTGADSYAATTDIVLRAPTSDPFAPTLSSDKALNMGSERQTALSRSVAQGAAKQLKMSADEVDQLQSGLQVTNPPQTLVLHFTYNASDPKEAARRANALTASYIDMRKDQWESVRDSMLKSLQDQLNPVAKQNDELSRQIKQLPDGSAADSAYAVQANLLNRITDLRSKITSLKALDMTPGNVIRNATVPLSSDGPGLPLSLGLGGLVGVGLGLLGAWVRLVFDPAPRSAGDVARAVRGPVLGALPRGSAGTLVVGHTDSRAAEEYRSIAFRLAYDERFADRRRLLVVAPRGSMESSVAVAVNLAASFAETGKNVLLVEADLRTPSLTERLDVSAASRPRWSRTGEHAEGEWPSRGQLLVDAGESGAFGLVPGERVRNVPRALTSARTTRLIAEADDPDATVVVVAPPVLAYADALALVDRVDGALIVCDPRTVHRADLMRIRELIVGAGGTVLGAVTHTDSKRARTRAARRGSRRRAPKSQPAPTPEPSNTPEPERHFDGDGSDTVALRTVRSGDR